In a single window of the Dysgonomonas mossii genome:
- a CDS encoding MATE family efflux transporter, giving the protein MKSGIHNLTEGKIFSTLIRLALPLMGTSFLQMAYTLMAMSWVGRLGTVSHPEIATKSEAAIGAIGMLLWLTSSVAYLAMIGSEVAVGQSIGAKKMKRAAIYASHSTTISIVLSVVWVSTLFVFANSILSFFKLSADITADAVLYLRILTISLPFQFLSYNFAGIYNGAGRSTVPFKNNAAGLVLNMILDPILMFGMGMGLHGAAIGTVAAQLFVFSLFFYQIKYGNRILGDFSFFIKPKGIYLKRIIFLGTPVSIMNSLYAIINMNLARVASIHGGHLGMMAQTTGGQIEAVTWNTSQGFSTALSAFVAQNYAANKLERGKKAYIYTIRVMFTLGVFVSIAFILFGAQIFGIIVPEENAMRAGAEYLFVMGLVQIFMMFELTTQGMFNGIGRTVEPAVISITFNALRIPLAYYLASQMGIVGVWWAIAISTVCKGIILPVWFTVVYKRVQKRRPKIA; this is encoded by the coding sequence GTGAAATCAGGTATTCATAATCTTACCGAGGGAAAAATATTCTCTACCTTAATACGCTTGGCTTTGCCTCTGATGGGTACAAGCTTTTTACAGATGGCTTACACGCTGATGGCTATGTCGTGGGTTGGCAGGCTGGGTACTGTGTCTCACCCCGAAATAGCAACCAAATCGGAAGCTGCAATCGGTGCTATAGGTATGTTGTTGTGGTTGACTTCATCGGTCGCATATCTGGCTATGATCGGATCGGAGGTCGCAGTCGGTCAATCGATAGGTGCGAAGAAAATGAAACGTGCAGCTATATACGCCTCACATTCTACAACTATCTCTATTGTGCTTAGCGTGGTATGGGTATCTACACTCTTTGTTTTTGCTAATTCTATCTTGTCTTTTTTCAAATTATCTGCTGATATTACAGCCGATGCGGTGCTTTATTTACGAATACTCACTATTAGTCTTCCGTTTCAGTTCTTGTCATACAATTTCGCAGGGATATACAATGGTGCAGGGCGAAGTACTGTTCCGTTCAAAAATAATGCAGCCGGGCTCGTGTTAAATATGATACTCGACCCTATTTTGATGTTTGGTATGGGGATGGGATTGCACGGTGCCGCTATTGGCACAGTTGCTGCACAATTGTTTGTGTTTTCTTTGTTCTTTTATCAGATTAAATATGGTAATCGTATTTTAGGCGATTTCTCCTTCTTTATTAAGCCGAAAGGTATTTACCTTAAACGCATAATTTTTCTGGGAACGCCTGTTTCAATAATGAACTCATTGTATGCCATCATCAATATGAATCTGGCTCGTGTGGCTTCTATTCATGGCGGTCATTTAGGCATGATGGCTCAGACAACGGGAGGACAGATAGAGGCCGTTACGTGGAATACATCACAGGGATTTTCTACGGCGCTGAGTGCCTTTGTTGCTCAGAACTATGCTGCTAATAAATTGGAAAGAGGTAAAAAGGCATATATCTATACGATACGTGTTATGTTTACCTTGGGTGTTTTTGTCAGTATTGCATTTATTTTGTTTGGTGCTCAAATTTTTGGAATTATTGTTCCTGAAGAGAATGCTATGCGAGCCGGAGCCGAATATTTGTTTGTTATGGGCTTGGTTCAGATTTTTATGATGTTTGAGTTGACTACACAAGGTATGTTTAATGGTATTGGCCGCACAGTAGAGCCTGCCGTGATAAGCATCACATTCAATGCGCTACGCATCCCTTTGGCTTATTATCTGGCTTCGCAAATGGGCATTGTTGGGGTGTGGTGGGCAATTGCTATATCTACGGTTTGTAAAGGTATAATACTGCCTGTTTGGTTTACAGTAGTCTATAAAAGAGTACAAAAACGAAGACCTAAGATAGCATAA
- the queF gene encoding preQ(1) synthase codes for MTIEGLSHLGGKTEYKDNYAPDVLEAFENKHQGNDYWVTFNCPEFTSLCPITGQPDFATIHINYIPDVKMVESKSLKLYLFSFRNHGAFHEDCVNIMMKDLIELMNPKYIEVVGIFTPRGGISIYPFCNYGRPGTKFERLAEERLINHNPQQIYK; via the coding sequence ATGACAATAGAAGGACTTAGCCATTTAGGCGGAAAAACCGAATATAAAGATAATTATGCTCCTGATGTATTAGAAGCCTTCGAAAACAAACATCAGGGAAATGACTATTGGGTAACATTCAATTGCCCGGAGTTTACAAGCCTATGCCCTATTACCGGACAACCCGATTTTGCAACAATACACATCAACTACATACCTGATGTGAAAATGGTAGAAAGCAAGAGTCTTAAGTTATACTTATTTAGCTTTCGCAATCATGGGGCATTCCATGAAGACTGTGTAAATATTATGATGAAAGACCTTATTGAACTGATGAATCCGAAGTATATTGAAGTGGTAGGAATATTTACGCCACGTGGAGGCATTAGTATTTATCCGTTTTGCAACTATGGACGTCCGGGTACGAAGTTTGAACGACTGGCAGAAGAGCGTCTGATAAATCATAACCCACAGCAAATATATAAATAG
- the queC gene encoding 7-cyano-7-deazaguanine synthase QueC encodes MNKTESALVLFSGGQDSTTCLYWALENFSSVRTLCFTYGQRHSKEVEVAKAIAEKANVPFQLLDASIISQLSVNSLTSDIVMDQEKPADSYPNTFVPGRNLLFLTFAAVIARSHGIRHIVTGVSEADYSGYPDCRDTFILSANASINLAMDEHFQIHTPLMWRDKTAVWQLADELGVFDIIRTQTLTCYNGIIADGCGHCPSCKLRKQGLDNYLKTKL; translated from the coding sequence ATGAATAAAACAGAATCAGCGTTGGTCTTGTTTTCGGGTGGACAAGATTCAACAACATGCCTCTACTGGGCTCTTGAAAATTTCTCATCCGTTCGTACGCTGTGTTTTACCTACGGACAACGTCACTCCAAAGAAGTGGAAGTAGCAAAGGCTATTGCCGAAAAAGCCAATGTACCGTTCCAGCTACTGGATGCATCTATTATTAGTCAACTATCCGTCAACTCTTTGACAAGCGATATTGTTATGGATCAGGAAAAACCGGCAGACTCTTACCCAAATACGTTTGTACCTGGACGTAATCTATTATTTCTTACTTTTGCGGCTGTAATTGCTCGCTCGCACGGTATACGCCACATTGTAACAGGAGTATCAGAAGCCGACTACAGTGGTTATCCCGACTGTAGAGATACATTTATACTTTCAGCAAATGCTTCTATTAATCTGGCAATGGACGAACATTTCCAGATACATACGCCATTGATGTGGAGAGACAAAACTGCAGTATGGCAATTAGCTGATGAGCTGGGTGTTTTCGATATCATTCGTACTCAAACCCTGACCTGCTACAACGGTATCATTGCCGATGGTTGCGGACACTGCCCTTCTTGCAAATTGCGTAAACAAGGATTAGACAACTATCTAAAGACAAAACTATAA
- a CDS encoding M56 family metallopeptidase, translated as MADLLIYSTKVSCALFFFYIIYKLVYSRNKFFRINRFCILLFYISSLFIFLIKIKTSALNEVHQTIAAYESSLTSESAPIEFIPATSATSIVVAEHATIDWIRIVGIIYLAGALFILIRNTYSTLHILAMIKGCERLKTDEINILITDKDIPSFSWMNYVIISRKDYNENKEIVLTHELSHIKNRHSLDLLFSELFVLFQWYNPFAWLFRRELRNVHEFEADNCVLKSGIDTKTYQILLIKKAVGSQHLTFMTNSFNHSKLEKRITMMLKENNNPHAKMKYLLLVPVFAIAVSVFAHPQLTSKLDELSDAEGIEKNAYPQKTDKTDEKTEVAENSEINVEQQKTVTHPSDTIDLKKYRVEAYKKGKRIDFNSWKNFERKDGKILVTSDSAFYYKGDKMLSYTHGGTIHIAENTKNLNAATIQRRMIAAYAISHEKQKDMINTAGSEEAFFKSIDLDKYRIEAYRNGKRINFDDWKNFSEKDGYIVIDLDSANYYNGDKKIGQESATPGPFQKNISKNTENLNGETIQQSIIGMVLLLNGIKPQ; from the coding sequence ATGGCAGACTTATTAATATACAGCACCAAGGTTTCCTGTGCTTTATTCTTCTTCTATATAATATATAAACTGGTATATAGCCGGAATAAATTTTTCAGAATAAACAGATTTTGTATTCTTTTATTTTATATCAGCAGCCTTTTTATCTTTCTTATAAAAATAAAAACCTCTGCACTAAACGAAGTACATCAGACCATTGCCGCATACGAATCATCACTGACCAGCGAATCGGCTCCGATAGAATTCATCCCCGCCACCTCCGCCACTTCTATAGTAGTCGCAGAACATGCAACAATAGATTGGATTAGGATAGTGGGAATCATTTATCTGGCAGGAGCACTCTTTATACTGATACGTAACACTTACTCTACTTTGCACATATTGGCTATGATAAAGGGATGCGAAAGACTGAAAACAGACGAAATCAATATTCTTATTACAGATAAAGACATCCCTTCATTCAGCTGGATGAATTACGTTATCATATCGCGAAAAGATTATAATGAAAACAAAGAAATAGTACTGACTCACGAATTATCGCACATAAAGAATAGGCACTCATTAGACTTGCTCTTTTCAGAGCTTTTCGTACTTTTTCAATGGTACAACCCCTTTGCGTGGCTTTTTAGAAGAGAACTGCGTAATGTTCACGAATTTGAAGCAGATAACTGTGTACTAAAATCAGGTATCGATACTAAAACATATCAAATTTTATTAATTAAAAAAGCTGTCGGCTCACAACATCTCACCTTTATGACCAACAGCTTTAACCACAGTAAACTCGAAAAAAGAATCACTATGATGTTAAAAGAAAACAACAATCCGCATGCAAAAATGAAGTATCTACTTCTGGTTCCTGTATTTGCAATTGCCGTATCAGTTTTTGCCCACCCTCAACTAACAAGTAAATTGGACGAGCTTTCAGACGCTGAAGGTATAGAAAAAAATGCTTATCCGCAAAAGACCGACAAGACTGATGAGAAAACTGAGGTAGCCGAAAATTCGGAAATAAACGTCGAACAACAAAAAACTGTCACCCACCCTTCCGACACTATCGACCTGAAAAAGTATAGGGTAGAAGCCTACAAAAAGGGCAAAAGAATCGATTTTAATTCATGGAAAAACTTTGAAAGAAAAGACGGCAAGATTCTTGTTACGTCAGACTCCGCATTTTATTACAAAGGTGATAAAATGCTATCCTATACTCACGGAGGAACAATTCACATTGCAGAAAACACCAAAAATTTAAACGCAGCAACAATACAACGCAGAATGATAGCTGCATATGCCATATCCCATGAAAAACAAAAGGATATGATAAATACAGCAGGAAGCGAAGAAGCTTTTTTTAAATCAATCGATTTGGATAAATACAGGATAGAAGCCTATCGGAACGGAAAGAGAATCAACTTTGATGACTGGAAAAATTTCAGCGAAAAAGACGGTTATATCGTTATAGACTTGGATTCGGCAAATTACTATAATGGTGATAAAAAAATCGGACAAGAGTCTGCCACTCCGGGACCGTTTCAAAAAAATATATCTAAAAACACTGAAAACCTGAATGGTGAAACAATCCAACAGAGTATAATCGGTATGGTTCTACTGCTAAATGGAATCAAGCCCCAATAA
- a CDS encoding BlaI/MecI/CopY family transcriptional regulator, translated as MKNLTKKEEEIMDILWSQGPMRVKDIQDLYDDPKPHVNTISTLIRILEDKGYVGYEPTGKAYRYYALVSKDSFKKNTLTKIISEYFNNSYLGAVSSLVEEEKISVEDLKGLIEKVENAAKNKK; from the coding sequence ATGAAAAACCTAACAAAAAAAGAAGAGGAAATAATGGACATTCTTTGGTCGCAAGGTCCTATGCGAGTCAAAGACATTCAAGATCTGTATGATGACCCAAAACCTCATGTAAACACAATATCAACATTAATTCGTATACTTGAGGACAAAGGCTATGTGGGCTACGAACCTACAGGAAAAGCTTACAGGTATTATGCACTGGTAAGCAAGGATAGCTTCAAAAAAAACACACTGACAAAGATAATCAGCGAATACTTCAACAACTCTTATTTGGGAGCAGTATCTTCACTTGTCGAAGAAGAGAAAATTTCCGTCGAAGACCTAAAGGGGTTAATAGAAAAAGTGGAAAATGCAGCTAAAAATAAAAAGTGA